The Mycolicibacterium parafortuitum nucleotide sequence GGCACAGGGATAGATGCCGTGCGGCGCGTACTCGTCGAAGTCGGAGCGATTGCCGCCGCGGCCGGTCGGTCGGGCGTTGACCGTCCAGTTCAGGATCTCGGTCGGGAGCATCGAGGTACCGGCGGGCACGGTCGCCAGATCGACGTGCTGACCTTCACCCGTGCGCGCCCTGTGGTGCAGGGCTGCCATGATCGCGACGGTCATGTAGAACGCCGATCCGTGGTCCATGTAGGAGAAGCCCCACCCGGCGGGTTCGGCGTCGGGAAGCCCGGAGGTGTATGTCAGCCCGCTGACGGCCTGCACGATCGGGCCCCACGTCTTGAAATCCCGATACGGGCCGGTGTGGCCGAAACCGCAGTTGGAGACGTAGACGATATCGGGCTTGATCCGCTTGAGGTCCTCGTAGCCGAAGCCTCGCTTGGCCATGACGCCGGCGGCGAAGTTCTCACAGACGACGTCGCTGACCGCGATGAGTTCCCGGAGCAGTTGCCTGCCTTCGTCGGTGCGCAGATTGATGGTGACGCCGTACTTGCCGACGTTGTGATTGTTGAATCCTGCTCCGAGGTCGACCCCCCGCCGTTCGTCGACGTAGGGTCCGACGCCGCGCAACGCATCCCACAGACCCCGCGTGACAGGGTCTTCCACCCGGATCACCTGCGCCCCGAAGGCGGCCAGGATCTTCGTCGCCCCCGCACCGGCCAGCTGCCCGCTGAGATCGCACACTCGAAGGTGGGACAAGGCGCCGTCGGTCACCGGGCAACCATATCGCAAATGGACAACTGATGTTCTATTGTTCAAGTCCGACACCTTTTGTCCCGAGTGCGCGAGGAGTGCCGATCGATGAGCGGACCGATGTCCGGAGTGCGTGTCCTCGAGGTGGCGCAGTGGACCTTTGTTCCTGCGGCAGGCGCAGTGCTCGCGGACTGGGGGGCGGATGTCATCAAGATCGAACATCCGCAGACCGGCGATTCGCAGCGCGGACTGCGGCAACTCGGCCACATCCAGATCGAAGGTGAGCGTAATCCGGTGATGGAGCACGCCAATCGCGGTAAGCGGTCGGTGGCCCTGGACATGTCGACCCCGGACGGGCACGCACTACTGCTGGACATCGCGCGTACCAGTGATGTGTTCCTGACCAACTTCCTGCCCGATGCGCGTGCGAAATTGGCCATCGACGTCGAGGACATCCGCGCCGTGAACCCCGACATCATCTATGCCAGGGGCAGCGCCTATGGACCGTTGGGGCCGGATGCAGGTACCGGCGGCTACGACATGACGGGGTTCTGGAGTCGTGCCGGTGCAGCGATGGGATCCACCCCCTGTGATCTCGATGGCGTTGTGCCGCAACCCGGTCCGGCCTATGGCGATTCGATGGGCGGAATGACCATCGCCGGCGGGGTCGCTGCGGCGCTGTTCGAGCGCGAGCGCACCGGCACCGCGCGGGTGGTGGACATCTCGCTGCTCGGGGTCGGTGTCTGGGCTTCCGGTGTCGCCGTCAATGCGGCGCTGCTCAGCGGCCGGCCGTGGCAGACGAATCCGGGCGGGGCCAACGTCACTCCGAACAATCCGCTCGTCGGCTTCTATCGCACCTCCGACGGACGTTTCCTGTCCTTGTCGATGCTGCAGGGCTTTCGCTACTTCGCGGAGTTCTGTCGACGGGTCGGTGCCGCCGATCTCGC carries:
- a CDS encoding CaiB/BaiF CoA transferase family protein — its product is MTDGALSHLRVCDLSGQLAGAGATKILAAFGAQVIRVEDPVTRGLWDALRGVGPYVDERRGVDLGAGFNNHNVGKYGVTINLRTDEGRQLLRELIAVSDVVCENFAAGVMAKRGFGYEDLKRIKPDIVYVSNCGFGHTGPYRDFKTWGPIVQAVSGLTYTSGLPDAEPAGWGFSYMDHGSAFYMTVAIMAALHHRARTGEGQHVDLATVPAGTSMLPTEILNWTVNARPTGRGGNRSDFDEYAPHGIYPCAGQDRWVAITCRDDREVALLGKILDEPALSSERYASLAERLRSADEIDELISAATATRDAVALADDLVRAGVPASVVKSPRERIDADPDVARMGLFPTVSHPDIGPVRVEGLPMTFSATPWHVDVAAPKLGQHNREILGGLLGHDDTVIDDWAERGVI
- a CDS encoding CaiB/BaiF CoA transferase family protein; the encoded protein is MSGPMSGVRVLEVAQWTFVPAAGAVLADWGADVIKIEHPQTGDSQRGLRQLGHIQIEGERNPVMEHANRGKRSVALDMSTPDGHALLLDIARTSDVFLTNFLPDARAKLAIDVEDIRAVNPDIIYARGSAYGPLGPDAGTGGYDMTGFWSRAGAAMGSTPCDLDGVVPQPGPAYGDSMGGMTIAGGVAAALFERERTGTARVVDISLLGVGVWASGVAVNAALLSGRPWQTNPGGANVTPNNPLVGFYRTSDGRFLSLSMLQGFRYFAEFCRRVGAADLATDDRFATYAAFAENAQVAIDVLRGVISAHPLAHWREVLAGFDGQWAPVQNTAEVAVDPQVRANGNIVAVDQDGQSFDLVASPVLYDETPLQLTPMPEFSAHTEELILELGGDWDRIMALKESGAIA